In bacterium, a genomic segment contains:
- the glmS gene encoding glutamine--fructose-6-phosphate transaminase (isomerizing): MCGIIGYIGQHEAIPILLDGLKRLEYRGYDSSGIAYLYNGKLKTIKSAGKLDMLTRKTANLKDKTCVGIAHTRWATHGEPNNQNAHPHTDCTGKIAVVHNGIIENYRSLRKYLTEKGHKFTTETDTEVIAHLIEDIYGDGSQLPFWKAIREALREVKGTYGLAVLFEDEPDKIFAARHGSPLLVGIGDGENLVASDASAIIRYTDRVIYLDEGTLATIKADSVKMSTLDAEEITPQIEKLSLSLSEIEKGGYDHFMLKEICEQPDTLRNAIRGRLNSDEGAARLNGLESYFDLLRNIDRIIITACGTSWHAALIGEYLIEELARIPVEVDYASEFRYRGPIIRDGDALFVISQSGETADTLAALREAKRQGAPVFGIVNVVGSTIARETNAGVYIHAGPEIGVASTKAFTSQLMVLSEVALLLARMHGLSTIRGRELVSELMDVPNKVQKVLDDERKTGEIRKIAREYSKYNNFLYLGRGLNYPVALEGALKLKEISYVHAEGYPAAEMKHGPIALIDKDMPAVFIATEDPLHDKIISNVEEVRARGGKVLALATEGDKRIAELAQNIIYLPSADPLVMPMIAAVPLQLLAYYVAVDRGTDVDQPRNLAKSVTVE; the protein is encoded by the coding sequence ATGTGCGGTATAATCGGATATATAGGTCAACATGAAGCAATACCAATCCTACTCGACGGCCTTAAAAGACTTGAATATCGTGGTTACGATTCATCGGGTATAGCGTATCTTTACAACGGTAAACTCAAAACCATCAAATCAGCAGGCAAACTCGACATGCTCACCCGCAAAACAGCTAACCTCAAGGATAAAACCTGCGTTGGTATTGCCCATACACGATGGGCCACTCACGGCGAACCTAACAACCAAAACGCCCATCCTCATACCGATTGCACAGGGAAAATAGCCGTTGTGCATAATGGTATAATTGAGAATTACCGTTCACTTAGGAAATACCTCACCGAAAAAGGACATAAATTCACCACAGAAACAGATACCGAAGTTATCGCACATCTTATCGAGGATATTTATGGTGATGGCTCACAGTTGCCTTTTTGGAAAGCAATTAGAGAAGCGCTTCGTGAAGTAAAGGGCACTTATGGCTTAGCAGTTCTTTTCGAGGATGAACCAGACAAGATATTTGCCGCGAGACATGGAAGCCCTCTTCTAGTTGGAATTGGAGATGGAGAAAATCTAGTTGCATCCGATGCTTCAGCAATTATTCGCTATACCGACCGAGTGATCTATCTCGACGAAGGAACATTAGCTACAATCAAAGCAGACTCGGTAAAGATGAGCACTTTAGATGCCGAGGAAATAACACCACAAATTGAAAAACTATCCCTATCCCTATCAGAGATCGAAAAGGGAGGATATGATCATTTCATGCTGAAAGAAATTTGCGAACAACCGGATACCTTAAGGAACGCAATTCGAGGTAGATTGAATAGCGATGAAGGCGCAGCAAGACTTAACGGGCTAGAATCCTATTTTGATTTACTCCGAAATATTGACCGAATTATTATCACTGCTTGTGGAACAAGCTGGCATGCAGCTCTTATTGGAGAATATCTTATAGAAGAGCTCGCCCGTATCCCGGTCGAGGTGGATTACGCTTCGGAATTCCGTTATAGAGGGCCAATCATTAGAGATGGCGATGCATTATTCGTAATCAGCCAATCCGGTGAAACAGCGGACACGCTAGCGGCACTTCGAGAGGCAAAAAGACAGGGAGCTCCCGTTTTCGGTATCGTCAATGTCGTGGGTTCGACCATTGCTAGGGAAACAAACGCAGGAGTGTATATCCATGCCGGCCCCGAGATAGGAGTCGCTTCTACCAAAGCCTTTACAAGCCAACTAATGGTTTTAAGCGAAGTGGCGCTTCTGTTGGCGCGTATGCACGGTCTCTCGACCATCCGCGGAAGGGAACTTGTTAGCGAACTTATGGACGTTCCTAACAAAGTGCAAAAAGTTCTCGACGATGAAAGAAAAACAGGGGAAATTCGCAAGATCGCTCGAGAATACTCAAAATATAACAATTTTCTGTATCTTGGAAGAGGTTTGAATTATCCCGTCGCACTCGAAGGCGCTCTTAAACTAAAAGAGATCAGCTATGTCCATGCTGAGGGCTATCCCGCTGCGGAGATGAAACACGGTCCTATCGCCCTTATCGATAAAGATATGCCAGCAGTATTTATCGCAACTGAGGATCCTCTTCACGATAAGATTATTTCTAATGTAGAGGAGGTTCGCGCTCGAGGTGGAAAGGTTCTTGCTCTTGCTACAGAAGGTGATAAGAGAATCGCGGAGCTAGCTCAGAATATTATTTACCTTCCATCCGCCGATCCTCTTGTAATGCCCATGATTGCTGCCGTTCCATTGCAGCTTCTTGCATATTACGTGGCCGTCGATCGCGGCACAGACGTCGACCAACCGCGGAATCTAGCAAAATCCGTCACGGTCGAATAA